The nucleotide window ATTTGCGCCGGCTCTGGTCCCCTTTGAACAGAACCGGCGCATGCATTGCACCCCGTGGCAGGCCTCCCCCGAGGCCCGCCACAAACCTGGAAGCCGATGCCTTGGCGGATCACGGCGATACCACCACCCGGACGCGGGCGAAGAGCTTCAGTGATCACCTGCCGGCACGCTTCAAGACTTCCAATTCGAAAACCGAATAGCCCCACACGGTCACGGGCTCCTTCATCACGACCCGCACCTGACGGGCCTTGATGGTCTGGAATCCGATGCGGGTCCGGTCGCCCCCCACCTTGGCTGCGGCCACTTGCTTCCATGTCCCGCCATCGGTCGAAATCTCCACCTCAACCCGTGCCGGACGCGCTGTTTCCCACGCGATATCGAGGGTATTGCATTCCTTCGCTTCGCCGAGATCCACCACTAGCCATTGGTCCGCCTTGGTCTGCCCGGAGGATCAGCGGCTGGATGCATCTCCGTCCACCGCTTTTTCCGGCACCAGATCATGTTCGCTGTCCGAAGCGGACGCGCTCGCCGTGTGTCCATCGGCCAGATTGTCCGGCAAGTCCAAACCCGTCGCGCGACCGATCTCCCTGGCGGTGAAAACGCGGTTGAAGACTTTCAAATTCCGGATCACTCCGACAAATGAATTGCCGTTGGGGCTGCCCAACAGGGCGAGCGGACACAACATCTGGT belongs to Luteolibacter ambystomatis and includes:
- a CDS encoding LamG-like jellyroll fold domain-containing protein — protein: MSRVYAPAPAKDPWVKIAIVGDQRHTTVFVNGVKTGESNNQMLCPLALLGSPNGNSFVGVIRNLKVFNRVFTAREIGRATGLDLPDNLADGHTASASASDSEHDLVPEKAVDGDASSR